Proteins encoded in a region of the Pieris napi chromosome 5, ilPieNapi1.2, whole genome shotgun sequence genome:
- the LOC125049815 gene encoding protein N-lysine methyltransferase METTL21D-like, whose translation MSHRSSFQLNDLFPREIDIEVCLKTLRIYQKLEGDVNCVVWDASLVLAKYLETMCFHKPDFLSGVRVLELGSGLGVVGLTAATLGAQVTLTDLPEALPLLRLNIAENKSKIASMGGYSIAESLVWGDKNSDIHKQDFDMILLADCIYYEDAVDTLIETLKSLNDSINKKPTIYLTQELRDSEIQKKLWKSFYEKLTEYFYIEKVPEEQQHINYRSSDIVLLKITKK comes from the exons atgtcgCATAGATCAAGTTTTCAACTTAACGATTTATTTCCCAGAGAAATAGATATCGAAGTGTGTTTAAAAACTCTTCGAATATATCAAAAATTGGAAGGTGATGTGAACTGTGTAGTTTGGGATGCGTCCTTAGTTCTAGCTAAATATCTTGAAACAATGTGTTTTCATAAACCAGATTTTCTTAGCGGTGTTAGGGTTCTTGAATTAGGCTCTGGGCTTGGTGTTGTGGGGCTGACAGCAGCTACTTTGGG ggCCCAAGTCACACTAACAGACTTACCTGAAGCTCTTCCTTTGCTAAGATTAAATATTGCtgaaaataaatcaaagaTTGCTAGCATGGGTGGATATTCAATTGCCGAGTCACTTGTGTGGGGCGATAAAAATTCAGATATCCACAAACAGGATTTTGATATGATTTTGCTAGCAGactgtatttattatgaaGAT gcTGTTGATACCTTAATTGAAACTCTGAAAAGTTTGAATGactctattaataaaaaaccaacCATTTATTTAACTCAAGAATTAAGGGATTCAGAAATTCAGAAAAAACTATGGAAATCCTTTTATGAAAAGTTAACAGAATATTTCTATATTGAAAAAGTACCTGAGGAGCAgcaacatattaattatagaagttctgatatagttttattaaaaattaccaaaaaatga
- the LOC125049813 gene encoding ATPase H(+)-transporting accessory protein 2 yields the protein MALFWLTLVLSVIGIHAGGEFSVLHSPKSLRFSGSSKTLESLLKEVFSASLGLSVEENSDWNGLSVVDPFDTPEAVVEVYVDGVSSLGNAAGLKAKTYPLIVDEYEPDTYDSVAHRIKQHFTNGGNKLVNIRLSEPDDLIAYSKVFGDIAPPKVGKQLLQHLKYDSYEEDYQFLFELETLKAITNKINSGAISADNIVDCYNFRFTSLHALSDLHGPNSLQTKEAKKLLGEAIQALSNAFIKAYDGKVLVTAVTTDIAHTRRAVREAPDDAPVSEMNPADDNYTADYAAIFNIILWFGVVFAFTLIAIVYAIMDMDPGRDSIIYRMTSTRMKKDN from the exons ATGGCTCTGTTTTGGTTAACTCTAGTTTTAAGCGTAATTG GTATCCACGCTGGAGGAGAATTTAGTGTGTTACACAGCCCCAAATCCTTGAGGTTTTCTGGATCTTCAAAGACATTAGAAAGCCTACTAAAAGAAGTATTTTCGGCTTCTCTTGGACTTTCCGTAGAAGAG aACTCTGACTGGAATGGCCTATCTGTTGTAGATCCTTTTGATACCCCTGAGGCTGTAGTTGAAGTATATGTTGATGGCGTTTCTTCTCTTGGAAATGCT gcaGGGCTAAAGGCTAAGACATACCCCCTTATTGTGGATGAGTATGAACCTGACACATATGATTCTGTTGCACACAGGATTAAGCAACATTTCACTAATGGTGGAAACAAACTAGTAAATATTAGACTGTCTGAACCTGATGAT TTGATTGCTTACTCCAAAGTTTTTGGTGACATTGCACCCCCAAAAGTTGGCAAACAATTACTGCAACATTTGAAATATGATAGCTATGAAGAAGATTACCAGTTTCTCTTTGAGTTGGAGACATTAAAGGCTATTACTAATAAG ATTAATTCTGGTGCTATATCTGCTGATAATATTGTAGACTGCTACAATTTTAGATTTACGTCACTCCATGCTTTATCAGACCTTCATGGACCCAACTCTTTGCAAACCAAGGAAGCAAAAAAACTCTTAG GTGAGGCAATTCAGGCTCTGAGCAATGCTTTTATTAAGGCCTATGATGGAAAAGTACTAGTGACAGCTGTCACTACAGACATCGCTCATACACGCCGTGCTGTCCGTGAAGCACCCGATGATGCCCCCGTCAGTGAGATGAATCct GCTGATGACAACTACACGGCAGATTACGCAGCTATCTTCAACATCATTTTGTGGTTTGGAGTAGTGTTTGCTTTCACCCTCATCGCTATTGTGTACGCCATCATGGACATGGATCCAGGAAGGGACTCCATTATATACCGTATGACCAGCACTAGGATGAAGaaagataattaa
- the LOC125049816 gene encoding E3 ubiquitin-protein ligase RNF181: protein MTDYFQEMGWRELQDGEQPNHFLHLARLLMDYNIFDDNFTGEWPRLPPPASKEVVKNLPDITIEVDDKNCPICLKNFKKTEKVKQMPCNHIFHPACILTWLEKTNSCPFCRHELPTDDVAYEAFKKEKKRAEQRKEDIEVLHNSMFS, encoded by the exons ATGACTGACTATTTCCAAGAGATGGGATGGAGAGAATTGCAAGACGGTGAGCAGCCAAATCATTTTTTACATTTGGCTAGACTCTTGATGgattataatatattcgaTGACAACTTTACTGGAGAATGGCCTAG ATTACCACCTCCAGCATCAAAAGAagtagtaaaaaatttacctgaTATTACTATAGAAGTGGACGATAAGAATTGCCCTATATGCctaaagaattttaaaaaaactgaaaaagtTAAGCAAATGCCTTGCAATCATATTTTTCATCCAGCATGTATTTTGACTTGGTTGGAAAAG ACCAACTCGTGTCCATTTTGTCGCCATGAACTACCCACTGATGATGTGGCATATGAAGCATTTAAGAAGGAAAAGAAAAGAGCTGAACAAAGAAAAGAAGATATAGAAGTTCTTCATAACTCTATGTTTAGTTGA